In Candidatus Eremiobacteraceae bacterium, a single window of DNA contains:
- the leuB gene encoding 3-isopropylmalate dehydrogenase: MTTIAVLAGDGIGPEVTREAVRVLRVVRPDVELVEAPVGAAAIRVAGSSLPDATRSLCDRSAAILFGAVGSAEYDHLPFAERPEHALFTLRHEYDLFANIRPVRVFPGLERASSLLPELVVGLDLVVVRELTSGIYFGLPKEQRVALDGVEEAVDTMFYRAPEIERIAHVAFSFARHRRKRVTSVDKQNILATSDLWRRTVARVSLDYPDVELAHLLVDNAAMQLVRRPREFDVILTENMFGDILSDEAAMLTGSIGNLPSASLGSRGSTGKQFGMYEPISGTAPDIAGKGIANPTAAILSAAMLLRHSLADESAAKRIEDSVATAFSQGARTTELAIRGEVALGTREFADMVISRL, from the coding sequence TTGACAACTATCGCCGTTTTGGCGGGCGACGGCATCGGCCCGGAAGTCACTCGCGAAGCCGTTCGCGTGCTTCGCGTCGTCAGACCTGACGTTGAATTGGTCGAGGCTCCCGTTGGGGCTGCCGCCATCCGGGTCGCCGGCTCGTCGCTTCCCGACGCGACGCGGTCGCTTTGTGATCGAAGCGCGGCCATACTATTTGGGGCGGTCGGATCCGCTGAGTACGATCACCTTCCGTTCGCCGAACGCCCGGAACATGCGTTGTTCACGCTGCGCCACGAGTACGATCTCTTCGCAAATATCCGGCCGGTACGAGTGTTTCCAGGTCTTGAACGTGCATCGAGCCTTTTGCCAGAGCTAGTCGTTGGATTGGATCTCGTCGTCGTCCGGGAGTTGACCAGCGGCATCTATTTCGGGCTCCCCAAGGAACAGCGCGTCGCCCTGGACGGCGTGGAAGAAGCCGTGGACACGATGTTTTATAGAGCGCCTGAGATCGAGCGGATCGCCCACGTCGCATTTTCGTTCGCCAGGCATCGGCGAAAGCGCGTCACGTCGGTGGATAAACAGAATATCTTGGCGACGTCGGACTTGTGGAGGCGGACCGTCGCACGAGTATCCCTCGATTATCCGGACGTCGAACTTGCGCACCTGCTCGTCGATAATGCGGCAATGCAGCTTGTGCGGAGGCCTCGAGAGTTCGACGTCATCCTGACGGAGAACATGTTCGGCGATATATTATCCGACGAAGCCGCGATGTTGACGGGTTCGATAGGCAACTTGCCCAGCGCCAGCCTAGGCTCTCGCGGCTCGACGGGGAAACAATTTGGGATGTACGAGCCGATCAGCGGAACAGCCCCCGATATTGCAGGCAAGGGCATCGCAAATCCGACAGCAGCTATACTTTCTGCGGCGATGCTGCTCCGGCATAGCCTCGCCGATGAGTCTGCGGCGAAGAGAATCGAAGACTCGGTGGCCACCGCATTCAGCCAGGGAGCGCGCACGACTGAGCTGGCGATTCGCGGAGAGGTCGCGCTTGGGACTCGGGAGTTCGCAGACATGGTGATCTCCCGTCTGTGA